A DNA window from Phragmites australis chromosome 11, lpPhrAust1.1, whole genome shotgun sequence contains the following coding sequences:
- the LOC133885249 gene encoding auxin-responsive protein IAA19-like isoform X1 produces MTPPLEARDYIGLGAAAASSSCSSSSSSSGEAAGPHLALRLGLPGSDSPGRRADAEHVDAALTLGPAPAPPRGGAKRGFADSVDRSAKRDAATDDDAGGVRGEEKGMAEAAAGAPRDAKAQVVGWPPVRSYRKNMLAASATKTKGEDEGRNEAGCCYVKVSMDGAPYLRKVDLKTYSSYEDLSLGLEKMFSCFITGITGKSSPCKPSRRKMLTDGSRADALQDQEYVLTYEDKEADWMLVGDLPWDLFTTSCRKLRIMRGSDAAGMAPRSLEQTGRNK; encoded by the exons ATGACGCCGCCCCTCGAGGCGCGCGATTACATCGgcctcggcgccgccgccgcctcctcgtcctgctcgtcgtcgtcctcctcctccggcgagGCGGCGGGGCCGCACCTCGCGCTCCGGCTCGGGCTCCCGGGGTCGGACTCCCCCGGCCGCCGCGCGGACGCGGAGCACGTCGACGCCGCGCTCACCCTCGGCCCCGCGCCTGCGCCTCCCAGGGGCGGCGCCAAGCGCGGGTTCGCCGACTCCGTCGACCGATCCGCGAAACGGGATGCTGCTACTGACGACGATGCTGGGGGCGTGAGGGGGGAGGAGAAGGGGATGGCGGAAGCCGCTGCCGGAGCTCCGCGGGATGCCAA GGCGCAAGTTGTTGGATGGCCGCCTGTTCGGAGCTACCGGAAGAATATGTTGGCTGCGAGTGCCACAAAGACCAAGGGAGAAGATGAAGGTCGAAATGAGGCAGGATGTTGCTATGTTAAGGTCAGCATGGATGGAGCACCATACCTTAGGAAGGTGGACCTCAAGACTTATTCGAGCTACGAGGATCTGTCACTTGGTCTTGAGAAGATGTTCAGTTGCTTCATCACTG GCATTACAGGTAAAAGTAGTCCGTGCAAGccatcaagaagaaagatgCTTACTGATGGTTCTAGGGCTGATGCCCTTCAGGACCAAGAATATGTCCTTACTTATGAAGACAAAGAGGCTGACTGGATGCTCGTTGGTGATCTGCCATGGGA CTTGTTTACCACTAGTTGTCGGAAACTGAGAATCATGAGAGGTTCTGACGCTGCTGGCATGG CTCCAAGATCACTAGAACAGACAGGCCGGAACAAATAG
- the LOC133885249 gene encoding auxin-responsive protein IAA19-like isoform X2, which produces MTPPLEARDYIGLGAAAASSSCSSSSSSSGEAAGPHLALRLGLPGSDSPGRRADAEHVDAALTLGPAPAPPRGGAKRGFADSVDRSAKRDAATDDDAGGVRGEEKGMAEAAAGAPRDAKAQVVGWPPVRSYRKNMLAASATKTKGEDEGRNEAGCCYVKVSMDGAPYLRKVDLKTYSSYEDLSLGLEKMFSCFITGKSSPCKPSRRKMLTDGSRADALQDQEYVLTYEDKEADWMLVGDLPWDLFTTSCRKLRIMRGSDAAGMAPRSLEQTGRNK; this is translated from the exons ATGACGCCGCCCCTCGAGGCGCGCGATTACATCGgcctcggcgccgccgccgcctcctcgtcctgctcgtcgtcgtcctcctcctccggcgagGCGGCGGGGCCGCACCTCGCGCTCCGGCTCGGGCTCCCGGGGTCGGACTCCCCCGGCCGCCGCGCGGACGCGGAGCACGTCGACGCCGCGCTCACCCTCGGCCCCGCGCCTGCGCCTCCCAGGGGCGGCGCCAAGCGCGGGTTCGCCGACTCCGTCGACCGATCCGCGAAACGGGATGCTGCTACTGACGACGATGCTGGGGGCGTGAGGGGGGAGGAGAAGGGGATGGCGGAAGCCGCTGCCGGAGCTCCGCGGGATGCCAA GGCGCAAGTTGTTGGATGGCCGCCTGTTCGGAGCTACCGGAAGAATATGTTGGCTGCGAGTGCCACAAAGACCAAGGGAGAAGATGAAGGTCGAAATGAGGCAGGATGTTGCTATGTTAAGGTCAGCATGGATGGAGCACCATACCTTAGGAAGGTGGACCTCAAGACTTATTCGAGCTACGAGGATCTGTCACTTGGTCTTGAGAAGATGTTCAGTTGCTTCATCACTG GTAAAAGTAGTCCGTGCAAGccatcaagaagaaagatgCTTACTGATGGTTCTAGGGCTGATGCCCTTCAGGACCAAGAATATGTCCTTACTTATGAAGACAAAGAGGCTGACTGGATGCTCGTTGGTGATCTGCCATGGGA CTTGTTTACCACTAGTTGTCGGAAACTGAGAATCATGAGAGGTTCTGACGCTGCTGGCATGG CTCCAAGATCACTAGAACAGACAGGCCGGAACAAATAG
- the LOC133884834 gene encoding probable beta-1,4-xylosyltransferase GT43E gives MLSSRRNSGVILREGSVRVWSEFNDPSPSPKLLYSQSYVALRGLLASVVSLDFVLLSSKIKSTWAAMTSQRHTRSQERLKSKGLSCKKLAVHLLLCFMVGIFIGFMPFFSVDVYKKIVSENKRLPFHEGLIEKEMMDNKVKELETVVVEKEVELIDEPEVEESPPVPAMLDDDADFAESSPALPAINELDITVKKLLIIVTITSVRPQQAYYLNRLAHVLKDVQSPLLWLVVEWPEQSFETTEILRSSGVMYRHLICKKNTTSVRKIAVCQRNNAIYHIKKYRLDGIMHFADEERSYAGDVFEEMQKIRRFGTWPVATHVGTKYRAVLEGPICKGNRVTGWHTVQTVQKKGVTRRFPIGFSAFAFNTTMLWDPQRWNRPPMDSVAVHSGGRGGLQESRFIEKLVKNDRQVEGFPDNCNRVMVWNFNLEPPQLNYPTGWSLYKNLEPNIPVT, from the exons ATGTTGTCCAGTCGAAGGAATAGCGGGGTTATCCTAAGGGAAGGGTCGGTTAGGGTCTGGTCCGAGTTTAATGATCCCTCGCCGTCTCCAAAACTTCTGTATTCGCAGTCCTATGTCGCACTGAGGGGGCTGCTGGCCTCGGTGGTCTCCTTGGACTTTGTTCTGCTGTCAAGTAAGATAAAATCTACATGGGCAGCTATGACGTCCCAGAGGCATACTCGATCTCAGGAGAGATTAAAATCAAAGGGGTTGAGCTGCAAGAAACTTGCAGTTCATCTGTTGTTGTGTTTCATGGTTGGCATTTTCATTGGGTTTATGCCATTCTTCTCGGTTGATGTTTATAAGAAGATAGTATCTGAAAACAAGAGGCTTCCGTTCCATGAGGGTTTGATTGAGAAGGAAATGATGGATAATAAAGTTAAGGAGTTGGAGACAGTTGTAGTGGAGAAAGAGGTCGAACTGATTGACGAGCCAGAGGTTGAAGAGAGCCCTCCAGTTCCTGCAATGTTGGATGATGACGCTGATTTTGCTGAATCATCACCTGCATTACCTGCTATTAATGAATTGGACATCACTGTGAAGAAGCTGCTGATAATTGTGACAATCACCTCTGTTCGACCTCAACAGGCATATTACTTGAATCGGCTAGCTCATGTTTTGAAAGATGTACAATCGCCTCTTTTGTGGTTAGTGGTGGAATGGCCTGAACAGTCTTTTGAAACCACAGAAATCCTGAGGTCTTCTGGGGTTATGTACAGGCATCTTATATGTAAAAAGAATACTACAAGTGTACGAAAGATTGCTGTCTGTCAAAGGAATAATGCAATCTATCATATCAAGAAGTATCGCCTTGATGGTATAATGCATTTTGCTGATGAAGAGCGGTCATATGCAGGTGATGTATTTGAAGAAATGCAGAAAATCAG GCGCTTTGGCACATGGCCTGTAGCAACTCATGTCGGAACTAAGTATAGGGCAGTCTTAGAAGGTCCTATTTGTAAAGGTAACAGAGTCACTGGATGGCACACAGTTCAAACAGTTCAGAAGAAGGGTGTGACTCGTCGATTCCCAATTGGTTTCTCTGCATTTGCTTTCAACACTACAATGTTATGGGATCCTCAGAGATGGAACCGCCCACCTATGGATTCTGTTGCAGTCCACTCAGGTGGAAGAGGTGGTTTGCAG GAGTCGAGATTTATCGAAAAGCTTGTTAAAAATGATCGTCAGGTAGAGGGTTTTCCAGACAATTGCAACAGGGTCATGGTCTGGAACTTCAACTTGGAACCTCCTCAACTCAACTATCCCACAGGCTGGTCATTATATAAGAACCTAGAACCCAACATACCTGTAACATAA